From Chthoniobacterales bacterium, a single genomic window includes:
- a CDS encoding DUF1819 family protein codes for MFRQRPYTFSFTAASVRPEMVGAIADRFVPTGSWDSAKTAVLTANALQARSVASSIRMEREIRQRLQNLTSEQLRLLPGATSDLLKAVGWLAAAKHSAFVYDFAAECLRTKLGLQDTTLRLSDYECFVAEKLPLHPELGKLAESTYAKIRRVLLLMLKEAGLLEPGPELGLIRRPVLSPALSAAIARDDPRWLAAFLVPESEIQRIGGVEQ; via the coding sequence GTGGGAGCAATCGCCGATCGGTTTGTCCCTACAGGTTCTTGGGATAGCGCGAAAACGGCCGTGCTCACAGCGAATGCTCTGCAAGCACGATCCGTAGCCAGCTCGATTCGAATGGAGCGCGAGATACGTCAGCGCCTCCAGAATCTCACCAGCGAGCAACTTCGACTTCTGCCGGGGGCCACTTCCGACCTTCTCAAGGCCGTCGGCTGGTTGGCCGCAGCCAAGCACTCAGCCTTCGTTTATGATTTTGCGGCGGAGTGCCTGCGGACGAAACTCGGGCTACAAGATACAACCCTGCGGTTGTCTGATTACGAGTGTTTCGTCGCGGAGAAACTTCCGTTGCACCCCGAGCTTGGCAAGTTGGCCGAATCAACTTACGCCAAGATCCGTCGTGTGCTCTTGCTCATGCTCAAAGAGGCAGGACTTCTTGAGCCGGGACCCGAACTTGGCCTGATCCGTCGTCCAGTGTTGTCGCCGGCTCTTTCTGCCGCAATAGCTCGAGATGATCCTCGTTGGCTTGCTGCCTTTCTCGTTCCCGAAAGCGAGATTCAAAGAATCGGAGGTGTTGAGCAATGA
- a CDS encoding DUF1788 domain-containing protein, with protein sequence MNHTDRLYGILSSERFLSMQGLANEVPIFIHAYDVTEEDRVASMIGALAARLRNAGIQTAEVDLFKLFLQGLKEADLLDELIADEADYDRRDLRETWQNFAAPTRLVPRMTGIMQETNARLTLLSGIGHLYPALRTHILLNAIQPAMLRHPVVLFFPGEYVQDSSKGFQLRLFGTLPGEGYYRAFNLEHYRLPAV encoded by the coding sequence ATGAATCACACCGACCGGCTCTATGGCATTCTTTCAAGCGAACGATTTCTCTCCATGCAAGGTTTGGCCAACGAGGTGCCGATTTTCATCCACGCCTACGATGTTACAGAAGAAGATCGGGTGGCATCGATGATCGGCGCCCTTGCTGCGCGTCTTCGCAATGCCGGAATCCAGACCGCCGAGGTGGACCTCTTCAAACTGTTTCTCCAAGGACTAAAGGAAGCGGATCTGCTCGATGAACTCATCGCCGACGAAGCGGATTACGACCGGCGGGACCTACGCGAGACATGGCAAAACTTCGCTGCCCCCACGCGCTTAGTTCCGCGCATGACCGGCATCATGCAGGAGACCAATGCCCGTCTTACTTTGCTATCCGGCATTGGTCATCTTTACCCTGCATTGCGAACGCACATCCTTCTCAACGCCATCCAACCCGCCATGCTCAGGCATCCCGTGGTGCTCTTTTTCCCCGGTGAATATGTTCAAGATTCCAGCAAGGGCTTCCAGCTGCGTCTGTTCGGAACGCTCCCCGGCGAAGGTTACTACCGGGCATTCAATCTCGAACACTACCGACTGCCAGCCGTATGA